A DNA window from Pseudomonas wuhanensis contains the following coding sequences:
- a CDS encoding M10 family metallopeptidase produces MSSPLGYVLTKPSVLTGNQQVDSLIYGTSWLSPDFGADIFATRLTYSFLNPQSYFATKYSIENEFLNSFSLTSAQQNAVTAALGAWSAVANVKFTLVSDNLNTVGDLRFGGYWGMDDDAAAWAYLPDRTPSGGDVWISPDTNNSAPVKGTYDFMTFVHEIGHALGLKHPFESSQSNSTLISPLLDDTHYTLMSYNNAYSYQPTTPMLLDILAIQKLYGANMLWQTGNNVYRWAPDQSVFETIWDAGGNDTIDASNQLAAVRLNLNEGEFSNIGKAFVDIANLELINDGLAIAFGAKIENATGSAFDDELIGNALNNVLDGGAGQDIMIGGAGNDVYVVDNVDDVVVETSTSLSEIDTVMSSISYALGSSSNLEYLILSGGDNLDGTGNALSNRLVGNNGNNTLDGSLGADVMIGGSGNDTYIVDNLKDVVTETSTLISEIDTVRSSVSWTLGANLENLTLTGSDNLTGVGNTLNNTLLGNAGNNVLNGAAGLDTLSGGAGDDIYVLDQAGELALLQDDVDQGSDLLYINYTSTLAASTVDLTQSNLQNVENVTVTGLGNFTVIGNDLDNILTGNSYDNTLLGGAGNDWLDGWAGADKLSGGSGDDIYVIYNNGVQVTELADEGHDLILTAVSYYLEDNVEDGVLLGSAALSLTGNELDNSLTGNTAANILDGRGGADTLDGGAGNDTYYVDNLGDTVIERGTSLSEIDTVASSISYTLGSNLENLTLIDFDDLNATGNALNNRLVGNRGDNTLDGGLGVDVMIDDSGSDTYIVDNLKDVVIETGFWLWDIDTVRSSVSWTLGANLENLTLTGSDNLNGVGNTLRNVLTGNSGNNTLNGAAGLDTLSGGAGDDTYVLDQFGELALLQETADQGRDLLNISYASTSTTSTVDLSQTSLQNVENVTLTGLGAFTVIGNDLNNTLLGNASVNTLQGGVGNDWLDGGVGADILSGGSGDDTYVIDNAADKVLELADEGRDLITAVSYTLSANVEDGVLLGVAALNLTGNELDNSLTGNAAANILDGKAGADTLDGGAGNDTYLVDNLGDTVIERGTSLAEIDTVLSSISYTLGSNLENLTLTGSDNLDGTGNALSNRLVGNNGNNTLDGSLGADVMIGGSGNDTYIVDNLKDAVTETSILASEIDTVRSSVNWTLGANLENLTLTGSDNLTGIGNTLNNAIIGNSGNNVLNGGTGLDTLSGGAGDTYVLDQFGELALLQETADQGRDLLNISYASTLTTSTVDLSQTSLQNVENVTLTGLGAFTVIGNDLNNTLLGNASVNTLQGGAGNDWLDGGVGADILSGGSGDDTYVIDNAADKVLELADEGRDLIRTAVSYTLSANVEDGVLLGVAALNLTGNELDNSLTGNAAANILDGKAGADTLDGGAGNDTYLVDNLGDTVIERGTSLAEIDTVLSSISYTLGSNLENLTLTGSDNLDGTGNALSNRLVGNNGNNTLDGSLGADVMIGGSGNDTYIVDNLKDAVTETSILASEIDTVRSSVNWTLGANLENLTLTGSDNLTGIGNTLNNAIIGNSGNNVLNGGTGLDTLSGGAGDDTYVLDQFGELALLQETADQGRDLLNISYASTLTTSTVDLSQTSLQNVENVTLTGLGAFTVIGNDLNNTLLGNASVNTLQGGAGNDWLDGGVGADILSGGSGDDTYVIDNAVDKVLELADEGRDLIRTAVSYTLSANVEDGVLLGVAALNLTGNELDNSLTGNAAANILDGKAGADTLDGGAGNDTYLVDNLGDTVIERGTSLAEIDTVLSSISYTLGSNLENLTLTGSDNLDGTGNALSNRLVGNNGNNTLDGSLGADVMIGGSGNDTYIVDNLKDAVTETSILASEIDTVRSSVSWTLGANLENLTLTGSDNLTGIGNTLNNAIIGNSGNNVLNGGTGLDTLSGGTGDDTYVLDQFGELALLQETADQGRDLLNISYASTSTTSTVDLSQTSLQNVENVTLTGLGAFTVIGNDLNNTLLGNASVNTLQGGAGNDWLDGGWALTSSAAAW; encoded by the coding sequence ATGTCGTCTCCTCTTGGTTACGTTTTAACAAAGCCATCTGTTCTGACCGGTAACCAACAAGTCGACAGCCTGATCTACGGCACTTCCTGGCTGAGCCCGGACTTTGGCGCAGACATCTTCGCGACACGGCTGACCTATAGTTTCCTCAACCCCCAATCGTACTTCGCTACCAAGTACAGCATTGAAAATGAATTCCTGAACAGTTTCTCCCTGACATCGGCCCAACAAAACGCCGTAACCGCTGCGCTTGGCGCCTGGAGCGCGGTGGCTAATGTCAAGTTCACTCTGGTCAGTGACAACCTCAACACCGTGGGCGACTTGCGATTCGGCGGCTATTGGGGCATGGACGACGATGCCGCTGCCTGGGCCTACCTCCCCGACCGGACACCGTCGGGCGGGGATGTCTGGATCAGCCCGGACACGAACAACTCCGCCCCCGTCAAAGGCACCTACGACTTCATGACGTTCGTGCATGAAATAGGTCATGCCCTGGGTCTCAAGCATCCATTCGAGTCGAGCCAATCCAACAGCACGCTGATCTCGCCCCTGCTCGACGATACGCATTACACGCTCATGAGCTACAACAATGCGTATTCCTATCAGCCGACGACACCGATGCTGCTGGATATTCTCGCTATCCAGAAGCTTTACGGCGCCAACATGCTTTGGCAAACCGGCAACAACGTCTATCGCTGGGCACCGGACCAATCAGTGTTCGAAACTATCTGGGATGCCGGCGGCAACGATACGATCGATGCCAGCAACCAGCTGGCGGCCGTCAGACTGAACCTCAATGAGGGCGAATTCAGCAATATCGGCAAGGCATTCGTCGACATTGCGAACCTGGAACTGATCAATGACGGGCTGGCGATCGCCTTTGGCGCCAAAATCGAAAATGCTACCGGTTCGGCCTTTGACGATGAGCTGATCGGCAATGCACTGAATAACGTTCTCGATGGCGGTGCAGGCCAAGACATCATGATTGGCGGTGCAGGCAACGACGTTTATGTTGTGGATAACGTTGATGACGTAGTGGTGGAAACCAGCACCTCGCTGAGCGAAATCGACACGGTCATGTCGTCCATCAGCTACGCCCTGGGCAGCAGTAGCAATCTGGAGTACCTGATCCTCAGCGGCGGCGATAATCTGGACGGTACCGGCAATGCCCTGAGCAACCGCCTCGTGGGTAACAACGGCAATAACACATTGGACGGCAGCCTCGGCGCCGACGTGATGATTGGCGGCTCCGGTAACGACACCTACATCGTCGACAACCTCAAGGACGTAGTCACCGAAACCAGCACCCTGATATCTGAAATCGACACCGTGCGTTCCTCGGTGAGCTGGACCCTGGGTGCCAACCTGGAAAACCTCACCCTCACTGGTAGCGACAACCTCACCGGTGTCGGCAACACCCTGAACAACACCCTGCTCGGCAACGCCGGCAACAACGTGCTCAACGGCGCAGCGGGCCTGGACACGCTGAGCGGCGGCGCCGGCGACGACATCTACGTCCTCGACCAGGCCGGCGAACTGGCGTTGCTGCAGGATGACGTTGATCAAGGTAGCGACCTGCTGTACATCAACTACACCTCGACCCTGGCCGCCAGCACCGTCGATCTCACTCAAAGCAACCTGCAAAACGTCGAAAATGTCACCGTCACCGGCCTCGGCAACTTCACCGTGATCGGCAACGATCTGGACAACATCCTGACCGGCAACAGCTACGACAATACCCTGCTGGGCGGGGCCGGCAACGACTGGCTGGATGGCTGGGCCGGGGCTGACAAGCTCAGTGGCGGCAGCGGCGACGACATTTATGTCATCTACAATAATGGTGTACAAGTCACCGAACTGGCTGACGAAGGCCACGACCTGATCCTGACGGCGGTTAGCTATTATTTGGAAGACAATGTCGAGGATGGCGTGCTGCTCGGTTCTGCAGCGCTGAGCCTCACAGGCAACGAACTCGACAACAGCCTGACCGGCAACACCGCCGCCAACATCCTCGACGGCCGGGGCGGGGCCGACACCCTGGACGGCGGTGCGGGTAACGATACCTACTACGTTGACAACCTCGGCGACACGGTGATCGAACGCGGCACCTCGCTGAGCGAAATCGACACGGTCGCATCGTCGATCAGCTACACCCTGGGCAGCAACCTCGAGAACCTGACCCTTATCGACTTCGACGACCTGAATGCTACCGGTAATGCCCTGAATAACCGTCTTGTCGGTAACCGCGGCGACAACACCCTGGACGGCGGCCTTGGCGTCGACGTCATGATCGACGACAGCGGCAGCGACACCTACATCGTCGACAACCTCAAGGACGTGGTCATTGAGACCGGCTTCTGGCTGTGGGATATCGACACCGTGCGCTCCTCGGTGAGCTGGACCCTGGGTGCCAACCTGGAAAACCTCACTCTCACGGGCAGCGATAACCTCAACGGCGTCGGCAACACCCTGCGTAACGTTCTGACCGGCAACAGCGGCAACAACACCCTCAACGGCGCGGCGGGCCTGGACACGCTGAGCGGCGGAGCCGGCGACGACACCTACGTCCTCGACCAATTCGGCGAACTGGCGCTGCTGCAGGAAACGGCCGATCAGGGCCGCGACCTGCTGAACATCAGCTACGCCTCGACCTCGACCACCAGCACCGTCGACCTCAGCCAAACCAGCCTGCAAAACGTCGAAAACGTCACCCTCACCGGCCTCGGTGCCTTCACCGTGATCGGCAACGACCTGAACAACACCTTGCTCGGCAACGCCTCCGTCAACACCCTGCAAGGCGGGGTCGGCAACGACTGGCTGGATGGCGGCGTGGGCGCCGACATCCTCAGCGGCGGCAGCGGCGATGACACCTACGTCATCGACAATGCCGCCGACAAAGTCCTTGAACTGGCCGACGAAGGTCGTGACCTGATCACGGCGGTGAGCTACACCCTCTCGGCCAACGTCGAAGACGGCGTGCTGCTCGGCGTCGCCGCGTTGAACCTCACGGGTAATGAGCTCGACAACAGCCTCACCGGCAACGCCGCCGCCAACATTCTCGATGGCAAGGCTGGCGCCGACACCCTGGACGGCGGTGCGGGTAACGACACCTACCTCGTCGACAACCTCGGCGACACAGTGATCGAACGCGGCACCTCGCTGGCGGAGATCGACACGGTGCTGTCGTCGATCAGCTACACCCTGGGCAGCAACCTCGAGAACCTGACCCTCACCGGCAGCGACAATCTGGACGGTACCGGCAATGCCCTGAGCAACCGCCTCGTGGGTAACAACGGCAATAACACATTGGACGGCAGCCTCGGCGCCGATGTGATGATTGGCGGCTCCGGCAATGACACCTACATCGTCGACAACCTCAAGGACGCGGTCACCGAGACCAGCATCCTGGCGAGCGAAATCGACACCGTGCGTTCCTCGGTGAACTGGACCCTGGGTGCCAACCTGGAAAACCTCACTCTCACGGGCAGCGACAACCTCACCGGTATCGGCAACACCCTGAACAACGCAATCATTGGCAACAGCGGCAACAACGTGCTCAACGGTGGCACGGGGCTGGACACACTGAGCGGCGGCGCCGGCGACACCTACGTCCTCGACCAATTCGGCGAACTGGCGCTGCTGCAGGAAACGGCCGATCAGGGCCGCGACCTGCTGAACATCAGCTACGCCTCGACGTTGACCACCAGCACCGTCGACCTCAGCCAAACCAGCCTGCAAAACGTCGAAAACGTCACCCTCACCGGCCTCGGTGCCTTCACCGTGATCGGCAACGACCTGAACAACACCTTGCTCGGCAACGCCTCCGTCAACACCCTGCAAGGCGGGGCCGGCAACGACTGGCTGGATGGCGGCGTGGGCGCCGACATCCTCAGCGGCGGCAGCGGCGATGACACCTACGTCATCGACAATGCCGCCGACAAAGTCCTTGAACTGGCCGACGAAGGTCGTGACCTGATCAGGACGGCGGTGAGCTACACCCTCTCGGCCAACGTCGAAGACGGCGTGCTGCTCGGCGTCGCCGCGTTGAACCTCACGGGTAATGAGCTCGACAACAGCCTCACCGGCAACGCCGCCGCCAACATTCTCGATGGCAAGGCTGGCGCCGACACCCTGGACGGCGGTGCGGGTAACGACACCTACCTCGTCGACAACCTCGGCGACACAGTGATCGAACGCGGCACCTCGCTGGCGGAGATCGACACGGTGCTGTCGTCGATCAGCTACACCCTGGGCAGCAACCTCGAGAACCTGACCCTCACCGGCAGCGACAATCTGGACGGTACCGGCAATGCCCTGAGCAACCGCCTCGTGGGTAACAACGGCAATAACACATTGGACGGCAGCCTCGGCGCCGATGTGATGATTGGCGGCTCCGGCAATGACACCTACATCGTCGACAACCTCAAGGACGCGGTCACCGAGACCAGCATCCTGGCGAGCGAAATCGACACCGTGCGTTCCTCGGTGAACTGGACCCTGGGTGCCAACCTGGAAAACCTCACTCTCACGGGCAGCGACAACCTCACCGGTATCGGCAACACCCTGAACAACGCAATCATTGGCAACAGCGGCAACAACGTGCTCAACGGTGGCACGGGGCTGGACACACTGAGCGGCGGCGCCGGCGACGACACCTACGTCCTCGACCAATTCGGCGAACTGGCGCTGCTGCAGGAAACGGCCGATCAGGGCCGCGACCTGCTGAACATCAGCTACGCCTCGACGTTGACCACCAGCACCGTCGACCTCAGCCAAACCAGCCTGCAAAACGTCGAAAACGTCACCCTCACCGGCCTCGGTGCCTTCACCGTGATCGGCAACGACCTGAACAACACCTTGCTCGGCAACGCCTCCGTCAACACCCTGCAAGGCGGGGCCGGCAACGACTGGCTGGATGGCGGCGTGGGCGCCGACATCCTCAGCGGCGGCAGCGGCGATGACACCTACGTCATCGACAATGCCGTCGACAAAGTCCTTGAACTGGCCGACGAAGGTCGTGACCTGATCAGGACGGCGGTGAGCTACACCCTGTCGGCCAACGTCGAAGACGGCGTGCTGCTCGGCGTCGCCGCGTTGAACCTCACGGGTAATGAGCTCGACAACAGCCTCACCGGCAACGCCGCCGCCAACATTCTCGATGGCAAGGCTGGCGCCGACACCCTGGACGGCGGTGCGGGTAACGACACCTACCTCGTCGACAACCTCGGCGACACAGTGATCGAACGCGGCACCTCGCTGGCGGAGATCGACACGGTGCTGTCGTCGATCAGCTACACCCTGGGCAGCAACCTCGAGAACCTGACCCTCACCGGCAGCGACAATCTGGACGGTACCGGCAATGCCCTGAGCAACCGCCTCGTGGGTAACAACGGCAATAACACATTGGACGGCAGCCTCGGCGCCGACGTGATGATCGGCGGCAGCGGCAATGACACCTACATCGTCGACAACCTCAAGGACGCGGTCACCGAGACCAGCATCCTGGCGAGCGAAATCGACACCGTGCGTTCCTCGGTGAGCTGGACCCTGGGTGCCAACCTGGAAAACCTCACTCTCACGGGCAGCGACAACCTCACCGGTATCGGCAACACCCTGAACAACGCAATCATTGGCAACAGCGGCAACAACGTGCTCAACGGTGGCACGGGGCTGGACACACTGAGCGGCGGCACCGGCGACGACACCTACGTCCTCGACCAATTCGGCGAACTGGCGCTGCTGCAGGAAACGGCCGATCAGGGCCGCGACCTGCTGAACATCAGCTACGCCTCGACCTCGACCACCAGCACCGTCGACCTCAGCCAAACCAGCCTGCAAAACGTCGAAAACGTCACCCTCACCGGCCTCGGTGCCTTCACCGTGATCGGCAACGACCTGAACAACACCTTGCTCGGCAACGCCTCCGTCAACACCCTGCAAGGCGGGGCCGGCAACGACTGGCTGGATGGCGGCTGGGCGCTGACATCCTCAGCGGCGGCATGGTGA